The Humulus lupulus chromosome 3, drHumLupu1.1, whole genome shotgun sequence genome window below encodes:
- the LOC133822380 gene encoding uncharacterized protein LOC133822380, translating to MGFIMEFAENLVLKLMEDPKERDRKFREHVYAVKDRCGKTKEMWSYPLRPYGFWTFERHNSQLRWDAQISQVPGRRDPYDDLLQESYKIDTSSK from the coding sequence ATGGGGTTCATAATGGAATTTGCTGAGAATTTGGTACTGAAGTTGATGGAGGACCCAAAAGAGAGGGATCGAAAATTCAGGGAGCATGTATATGCGGTCAAGGACCGGTGCGGCAAGACCAAGGAGATGTGGAGCTACCCTCTTCGTCCATACGGGTTTTGGACCTTCGAACGCCACAACTCGCAGCTTCGTTGGGATGCCCAGATTAGCCAGGTTCCTGGTCGTAGGGATCCGTATGATGACCTCCTGCAAGAGAGCTACAAAATCGACACCAGTTCCAAATGA